ATATCTTTTTTACGATGTTTTTGCATGTTATTGTTGTCACCTAAATACGACAAATTTGCTTTTTAAATTTTTCCATTATACTATTAGTGTATTAAAAATGATACAGAATTAAAAAAAGAAACATAGTGGAGGTTTCATGGAACATCTTACAAAAGAGTCTTTTCAAGAAAAAGTTCACGATTACGTGAATAGCAAAGAGTGGAAATATCTTGGTAAATTACCTTGTATTATTGATTTTTATGCCGACTGGTGTGGTCCCTGTAAAATAGTTGGCCCTGTAATGGAAGAGCTGGCAGAAGAATATAAGGATAAGATCAATATCTACAAAGTCAATACTGAAGAACAGCAGGAACTTGCTGCAGCGTTTGGTATTCGCAGTATACCTTCCATCCTTTTCTGCCCTCAGGACTCTCAGCCCCAAATGTCAGTTGGAGCCCTTGGCAAGGAACAATTTAAAAGTGTAATTGAAGACATATTGATCAAGTGATTAATTGTTACTGTCAAATAGTTCTCATAATATTGTTTTTTGACTTGACATGATTTACTGTTCAAATATTTATGGAAAATACGATGCGAGGTGGAGCAGGCTGGTAGCTCGTCGGGCTCATAACCCGAAGGTCGGAGGTTCAAATCCTCCCCTCGCTACCAATTTGGCGGCATAGCTCAGATGGTTAGAGCATCGGAATCATAATCCGAGTGTCCGGGGTTCAAGTCCCTGTGCCGCTACCATTTTTTAATCATCGCGCGCCAATAGCTCAGCTGGATAGAGCACCGGATTTCTAATCCGGGGGTCAGGGGTTCGAGTCCCTTTTGGCGTGCCAATATAGTTTTATATGGTGGCTGTAGCTCAGTTGGTTAGAGTACAAGATTGTGGCTCTTGGAGTCGGGGGTTCAACTCCCCTCAGCCACCCCATAAATTTTAAGCTGATTTTTATGATCAGCTTTTATTATTTCCGGATCAGATACAATTTCTCTCTAGCCGGGGCAAAACCATTAGATCTCAAATACTGCTTCAACTTCTCTCCCCTGTCTTTAATACTTTCATATTTTGGGTTTTCTTGAACCAGATCAATATAATGATCTGTTGTCTTAAGATACTTCTCAAGTAAATTTGCGTCAAATTCATCTTCCATAGAATAGGAATACTCAGCATCCATCACGATCTTACATGACTCCTTCTTTATAAAACCGATCAGCTTACTATCTTCCCAGGTTATATCATGATAAACACCTTTGATCATATCAATAGATGCACAGTAATGATGAAGTTTTATATGAGACCTTTGAGCATTGGTTTGATCTTCATCACTCACCATTTCCTGGATCAAGATCAATCCTTCCGGTTGCAATATTCGCTTTAATTCGCTCATCACTTTTTCCGGGAATTCAAAATGGTGCAGAGAATTGGACATGCACACCAGGTCAAAGCTTTCATCTGAAAAACCCAGGGAATAGGCATCCCCTTTCACGAATTCTACTTCCTGATCATTATCTGCTGCCATTTTCAGCATCCTATCGTTGTTATCCACGCCGGTTATCTTTATTCCATCTCCGGCCAGGTACCGTATCATCTCTATGAATTCACCTCTACCGGTTGCCACATCCAGGGCAGTAGTCAATTTTAAACCTGTTAAATATTCTTTAATCTTATCCATATTCATTAAATATCATTTTCCGTTATCAGTAATTCAAACAGGCAATGATCATCTCCTTTAATAATTGATTTGAGTAGCTTTACCTTCACTTCTTTTCCTGTAATATACTCCCAGATATCCTGATAAAATCCCCCTCCACAATAGCAATATAAAGCATCAATCTCTGATCTATCATGATATTGCCTGATTCTGGGGCAATGACAATATAGCAAACGTCGCTTTTCTGGATCAGTTTCCTGAAAATATTCCTTCAGATAACCGCTCTTTGGGATCTTGGCAGCAAATATCCTATTCCCCTCTAATCGCCCAGCTAAACCCCAATGTCTTTTTTTTATCTCAGCAATTATATCTTTTTGTTCAAGTAACAGGCTTTCAATAAAGGTATCAAATTTTCTCTGCAGCATCTCATGTGCTGCCTCTAATTTTCCAATACCTGCATATTCCTTTCTGATCTCAGCTAATTCACTATGAGGATAGTGACATGCTGCTCCCAAGAGAATATCTATTGACTGTTCAGTGCCAAACTCTTCTTTTAATAATTCGATCAGATTCTTTGTGAATTCCAGTTCGCTCTGAGATTCATCAGCCAGAAGGTCTATCAATCTTCTGCTTTCGCATACTTCTTTCTGAGAATTTATTTTATCACGCCAGCTCTTCTCAAAATCATCCATCTCTTTAACTCCCGTGATCTAAAAAACCTTGCTTAAGAGTATCCCTGAATGGTGCGGTAATTTTATCCTGTTCTCACTAATATGATTATATTTCCCATCCA
This genomic window from Candidatus Stygibacter australis contains:
- the trxA gene encoding thioredoxin, producing MEHLTKESFQEKVHDYVNSKEWKYLGKLPCIIDFYADWCGPCKIVGPVMEELAEEYKDKINIYKVNTEEQQELAAAFGIRSIPSILFCPQDSQPQMSVGALGKEQFKSVIEDILIK
- a CDS encoding class I SAM-dependent methyltransferase, whose protein sequence is MDKIKEYLTGLKLTTALDVATGRGEFIEMIRYLAGDGIKITGVDNNDRMLKMAADNDQEVEFVKGDAYSLGFSDESFDLVCMSNSLHHFEFPEKVMSELKRILQPEGLILIQEMVSDEDQTNAQRSHIKLHHYCASIDMIKGVYHDITWEDSKLIGFIKKESCKIVMDAEYSYSMEDEFDANLLEKYLKTTDHYIDLVQENPKYESIKDRGEKLKQYLRSNGFAPAREKLYLIRK
- a CDS encoding DUF6144 family protein produces the protein MDDFEKSWRDKINSQKEVCESRRLIDLLADESQSELEFTKNLIELLKEEFGTEQSIDILLGAACHYPHSELAEIRKEYAGIGKLEAAHEMLQRKFDTFIESLLLEQKDIIAEIKKRHWGLAGRLEGNRIFAAKIPKSGYLKEYFQETDPEKRRLLYCHCPRIRQYHDRSEIDALYCYCGGGFYQDIWEYITGKEVKVKLLKSIIKGDDHCLFELLITENDI